One genomic segment of Anguilla anguilla isolate fAngAng1 chromosome 2, fAngAng1.pri, whole genome shotgun sequence includes these proteins:
- the LOC118220599 gene encoding uncharacterized protein LOC118220599 has product MSYIDLQRSCLTLRLTFYLHLCPAFSLCSLLVPRSLSLSLSPPLFTLIICFAEELPSSERSQVRFPGKDTAVVPLSKILKLGRERREGRASRAESSRKRGFQRQASGSGRGRREISRRKKANGDPAASSFGAPLSLQSERKARARRLLLDEEVLTGRPRERPGEPSGRMHMCVSAARGRDGQGNNKPLLREGTGGVLSPEPTSEGGRSLRLSALRGGGGWTRMEPVLSTRTPGHVRGGVSLETRFVGPVRHSAGLGAGRGGEGPPTGGATKVPRGPPGAAAVLVVPFSGAKHVRVNEQRDAFRARPASVFHSGACAVTTALLIKRSGKHRVQ; this is encoded by the exons atgagctaTATCGATTTACAACGTTCATGTTTAACGCTCCGACTCACATTTTACCTCCACCTCTGCCCTGCTTTCTCTCTTTGCTCTTTGCTcgtccctcgctctctctctctctctctctctcccccactcttcACACTTATCATCTGTTTTGCAGAAGAATTACCCTCatccgaaaggtcgcaggttcgattcccgggtaaggacactgccgttgtacccttgagcaag ATCCTGAAGCTTGGCAGGGAGCGCAGAGAGGGGCGGGCCTCGAGAGCCGAGTCCAGCCGCAAACGGGGCTTTCAGCGGCAGGCTTCGGGTTCAGGGAGAGGTCGGAGGGAGATCTCGCGTCGCAAAAAAGCGAACGGGGACCCAGCCGCCAGCTCATTCGGCGCCCCCCTCTCGTTACAAAGCGAGCGGAAGGCCCGAGCGCGGCGCCTCCTCCTTGATGAGGAGGTGTTGACCGGGCGCCCGAGGGAGCGGCCGGGAGAGCCGAGCGGTAGGATGCACATGTGCGTGTCGGCGGCGCGTGGGCGGGACGGCCAGGGGAACAATAAGCCATTGTTGAGGGAGGGGACCGGAGGAGTCCTGAGCCCTGAGCCCACGAGTGAGGGAGGAAGGTCCCTGAGGCTGAGtgcgctgcgggggggggggggatggactCGGATGGAGCCTGTGCTCAGCACTCGGACGCCTGGTCACGTCCGAGGCGGGGTTTCTCTGGAGACACGGTTTGTCGGCCCGGTGCGCCACTCTGCCGGgctgggggcagggcggggaggggaggggccgccGACTGGGGGAGCGACGAAGGTCCCTCGTGGGCCCCCGGGTGCAGCGGCGGTACTCGTCGTGCCGTTTTCCGGAGCCAAACACGTCCGTGTTAATGAACAGAGAGACGCTTTCAGGGCCCGACCAGCCAGCGTCTTCCATTCAGGGGCGTGTGCCGTTACCACGGCGCTGCTCATCAAAAGGTCCGGCAAACACCGTGTTCAGTGA